One Diospyros lotus cultivar Yz01 chromosome 1, ASM1463336v1, whole genome shotgun sequence genomic window carries:
- the LOC127808828 gene encoding uncharacterized protein LOC127808828, translated as MSKPKEGEELVVYLGVSKYAVSAALVREEDRVQCPVNYVSHRLLDAETRYSPMEKLAFSLVIASRKLRPYFQAHQISVMTKHLLKQILQKPNSSGRLLKWDIELAQFNIEYKPRMAIKGQVLADFLAEFTGPVEKPAPLTSSIWELFINGSSNEHGSGAGVLLISLEGHKMATNNEAEYEALLAVLRLEKEVKAERLKIFSDSQLVVCQVQGEYQTKGPKMVAYLQKVRELFHFFKECEVNQVPRSQNSHANALARLASVGEADSLGAIPIKFLATPSMEEKTETLTIELRPDSWMKPIVDYLQGGQLPNDKLEARCIRARAARYCICDDVLYKRGFLVPLLRCIDEPDCLVVLTEIHAGHYDNHVGGVSLAQKAFHQGFFWPTMK; from the exons ATGTCAAAGCCAAAGGAAGGGGAGGAACTGGTTGTCTACCTGGGGGTGTCTAAATACGCAGTTAGCGCCGCACTGGTGCGAGAAGAAGACCGAGTCCAATGCCCAGTAAACTATGTAAGCCACAGACTACTTGACGCCGAAACAAGGTACTCCCCCATGGAGAAGCTCGCTTTTTCCCTGGTGATCGCATCCCGAAAGCTACGCCCCTATTTCCAAGCTCATCAGATTAGCGTGATGACCAAACATCTATTGAAGCAGATCTTACAGAAGCCTAATTCATCCGGTCGCCTACTCAAGTGGGATATTGAGCTCGCCCAATTCAACATAGAGTACAAGCCAAGGATGGCCATAAAGGGTCAAGTACTGGCAGACTTCCTTGCAGAATTCACAGGACCAGTGGAAAAACCAGCCCCCTTAACCTCTTCAATCTGGGAGTTATTCATCAATGGCTCTTCCAACGAGCATGGGTCTGGAGCTGGTGTACTCCTAATAAGCCTAGAAGGACATAAGAT GGCGACCAACAACGAAGCGGAGTACGAAGCACTTCTAGCTGTTCTGCGCTTGGAAAAGGAAGTCAAGGCAGAGCGATTGAAGATTTTTAGCGACTCCCAGCTTGTGGTCTGTCAAGTACAAGGGGAGTATCAGACAAAGGGCCCAAAGATGGTAGCGTACCTCCAGAAAGTTCGGGAATTGTTCCACTTCTTTAAGGAGTGTGAAGTAAATCAAGTCCCGAGGAGCCAGAACTCTCACGCCAATGCCCTAGCTCGTTTGGCGTCGGTTGGAGAGGCAGACTCATTGGGGGCCATCCCCATAAAGTTCCTAGCAACACCGAGCATGGAGGAAAAAACTGAGACAttgacaattgagctaaggccAGATTCATGGATGAAACCGATTGTTGACTATTTGCAAGGAGGACAATTGCCAAACGACAAGCTAGAGGCACGGTGTATTCGAGCCCGGGCGGCCAGATATTGTATTTGTGATGATGTGCTATATAAGCGAGGGTTCTTAGTCCCGTTACTTAGATGCATCGACGAGCCTGATTGCCTAGTGGTTCTCACTGAAATCCATGCCGGCCACTATGACAATCATGTTGGGGGAGTATCTTTGGCTCAAAAGGCATTTCACCAGGGTTTTTTTTGGCCTACCATGAAGTGA